The following coding sequences lie in one Miscanthus floridulus cultivar M001 chromosome 9, ASM1932011v1, whole genome shotgun sequence genomic window:
- the LOC136481700 gene encoding uncharacterized protein — MDDFTFPTFHAGGQLLPSAFRHQLGGSPLPWFLAAAGEEEEEEEEKMDMLWEDFNEELASVPPLCPLSPAINKAALAMKEAAGGWLGDDDEMIVVDLEKQGKHPRPQPQDGRVVRRRKWSLRLMLRLLKKLFLVKKSRNPRTATAPISSDLI, encoded by the coding sequence ATGGATGACTTCACTTTCCCCACTTTCCATGCAGGAGGGCAGCTTCTTCCATCAGCATTCCGACACCAGCTCGGCGGCTCGCCTTTGCCGTggttcctcgccgccgccggggaggaggaggaagaggaggaggagaagatggACATGCTGTGGGAGGACTTCAACGAGGAGCTCGCGAGCGTGCCGCCGCTGTGCCCGCTGAGCCCCGCGATCAACAAGGCTGCGCTGGCGATGAAGGAGGCGGCCGGCGGTTGGCTCGGCGACGACGACGAGATGATCGTCGTCGACCTGGAGAAGCAGGGCAAGCATCCCCGCCCACAGCCACAGGACGGCAGGGTGGTCCGGCGCCGGAAGTGGAGCCTGAGGCTGATGCTCAGGCTCCTCAAGAAGCTGTTCCTGGTCAAGAAGTCCAGGAACCCGAGAACTGCAACTGCACCCATCTCATCTGATCTGATCTGA